In Myxococcales bacterium, the following proteins share a genomic window:
- the surE gene encoding 5'/3'-nucleotidase SurE — MTDRPLVLLSNDDGYRSRGISSLRAALMEVADVVVCAPEVEQSAASHALSLHRPLRLYRHEPGVFSVDGTPADCVYVALAAGDRVLARKPDAVVSGLNHGLNLGDDVFYSGTVAAAREGALKGLPTLAVSAGAGADFSAAAQVSASLLLALLGEPRGRGTLLNVNFPAGAGWQVRATRLGRREYEESIEFRRDPRGREYLWIGGPLLEHRHVPGSDTEAFDQGVVGVTPLVLDLWARPDQEHAELVVERHTGSGDERLGGDAK; from the coding sequence ATGACCGATCGCCCCCTGGTGCTCCTATCCAATGACGACGGCTACCGCTCCCGCGGGATCTCCAGCCTGCGCGCGGCTCTGATGGAGGTCGCCGACGTCGTCGTCTGTGCGCCGGAGGTGGAACAGAGCGCTGCGAGCCACGCTCTCAGCCTGCATCGCCCGCTGCGGCTGTATCGCCATGAGCCCGGAGTCTTCTCGGTGGACGGGACGCCCGCCGACTGTGTGTACGTGGCGCTCGCGGCGGGAGACCGGGTGCTGGCGCGGAAACCCGACGCCGTGGTCAGCGGACTGAACCATGGACTGAACCTGGGTGACGACGTCTTCTACAGCGGGACGGTGGCAGCGGCGCGGGAGGGTGCGCTGAAGGGCCTGCCGACGCTGGCTGTATCCGCCGGCGCCGGAGCGGATTTCTCCGCCGCCGCGCAGGTCTCGGCGAGTCTGCTCCTGGCCTTGCTCGGAGAGCCGCGCGGGCGCGGGACCCTGCTCAACGTGAACTTCCCGGCGGGCGCTGGCTGGCAGGTCCGGGCCACACGCCTGGGCCGTCGTGAGTACGAAGAGAGCATCGAGTTTCGGCGTGATCCCCGCGGGCGCGAGTACTTGTGGATCGGTGGACCCTTGCTCGAACACCGCCACGTGCCCGGTTCGGACACCGAGGCGTTCGACCAAGGAGTCGTTGGGGTCACACCCTTGGTGTTGGATCTCTGGGCGCGCCCGGACCAGGAGCACGCCGAGCTGGTCGTCGAGCGCCACACCGGCTCCGGAGATGAGCGCTTGGGCGGTGACGCGAAATGA
- a CDS encoding response regulator, giving the protein MGQVPIDDPARPTPTPPSPPPLGLVGKATLVVGAVVGATAIRALLEPVVGDRVLYVLYLAAVAAAARFGGWRAGGITTLASVIVASVLFAQPRGSLWPMHSGDRVAVFLFVAAALIITASIDAEQRARRTVEDRDARLRREISERQRLEAALIESQRLESIGRLAGGVAHDFNNLLTVVQGSLHLLKPSKEQAPMAENIELAARRGADLNKQLLGFARRQMLELQTLTLNAGVIESEKLLSRLLPEDILLRTELALDPWAFDGDPTQVQQVLMNLLTNARDALQSGGTISVETENSTLDEEFARAMPEVTPGEYVRLRVSDNGPGLSPEARARIFEPFYTTKEVGKGTGLGLAVVYGIVKQLRGHIFVDSSPGRGTTFDIYWPRQQKVVLGGPRHAPTHVVTPSLHILLVEDDELVRRTAKRLLEKLGHQVTDAANGADALVAAAQPGFKAELLLTDVVMPWMNGRELADRLLKDHDLAVVFMSGYTENVVLQKGVVKPGVVLLKKPFSMAELDAALSQALRRERAAAG; this is encoded by the coding sequence ATGGGGCAAGTCCCGATCGATGATCCTGCGCGTCCAACGCCGACGCCGCCGTCACCCCCCCCGCTCGGCCTCGTTGGCAAGGCGACCCTCGTGGTGGGCGCCGTGGTCGGCGCGACCGCGATCCGCGCGCTGCTCGAGCCGGTCGTGGGTGACCGGGTTCTGTACGTGCTCTACCTCGCCGCGGTCGCTGCCGCCGCGCGCTTCGGCGGTTGGCGGGCCGGGGGCATCACCACGCTCGCTTCGGTCATCGTTGCGTCGGTGCTGTTCGCCCAGCCGCGCGGCAGCCTCTGGCCCATGCACTCGGGGGACCGCGTGGCCGTGTTCCTGTTCGTTGCCGCGGCGCTGATCATCACCGCTTCGATCGACGCCGAACAGCGGGCGCGCCGGACCGTCGAGGATCGGGACGCCCGGCTGCGACGGGAGATCAGCGAGCGCCAGCGACTCGAAGCGGCGTTGATTGAGTCCCAACGGCTCGAGAGCATCGGGCGGTTGGCTGGCGGCGTGGCCCATGACTTCAACAACCTGCTGACGGTGGTCCAAGGTTCGCTCCACCTGCTCAAGCCGAGCAAAGAGCAGGCCCCGATGGCCGAGAACATCGAGCTGGCAGCGCGCCGCGGCGCGGACCTGAACAAACAGCTGCTGGGATTCGCCCGCCGCCAGATGCTGGAGCTCCAGACGCTGACCCTGAACGCGGGGGTCATCGAGTCCGAGAAGCTGCTCAGTCGCCTGCTGCCCGAGGACATCCTGCTGCGGACCGAGCTCGCGCTCGACCCGTGGGCTTTTGATGGGGATCCGACCCAGGTCCAGCAGGTGCTGATGAACCTCCTGACGAACGCGCGGGACGCGCTTCAGTCCGGCGGCACCATCAGCGTCGAGACCGAGAACTCCACCCTGGACGAGGAGTTTGCTCGCGCGATGCCGGAGGTGACGCCGGGTGAATACGTGCGCCTGCGCGTCTCGGACAACGGCCCAGGGTTGTCGCCCGAGGCGCGGGCCCGGATCTTCGAGCCGTTTTACACCACCAAGGAGGTCGGCAAGGGCACCGGTCTCGGGCTCGCGGTGGTGTACGGCATCGTCAAACAACTCAGGGGTCACATCTTCGTCGACAGCTCGCCGGGTCGAGGAACGACATTCGATATCTACTGGCCGCGCCAACAGAAGGTCGTCCTCGGCGGGCCTCGACACGCTCCAACGCACGTCGTGACCCCGTCGCTGCACATCCTGTTGGTCGAGGACGACGAGCTCGTGCGCAGGACCGCGAAAAGGCTGCTGGAGAAGCTGGGGCACCAGGTCACGGACGCGGCCAACGGCGCCGACGCCCTGGTCGCGGCGGCCCAGCCCGGTTTCAAGGCAGAGCTCTTGCTCACGGACGTGGTCATGCCGTGGATGAACGGCCGGGAGCTCGCGGACCGCCTGCTGAAGGACCACGACCTCGCGGTCGTGTTCATGTCGGGTTACACGGAGAACGTCGTGCTGCAGAAAGGCGTGGTCAAACCCGGGGTGGTGCTGCTGAAAAAGCCGTTTTCGATGGCAGAGCTCGACGCGGCGTTGAGCCAGGCCCTGCGCCGCGAGCGCGCGGCGGCGGGTTGA
- a CDS encoding serine/threonine protein kinase, which translates to MSSAGPLEKIGRYEVVAHLATGGMAEILLARLVGPAGFERAVVLKRILPHFAQKQSFVDMFLDEARIVAGIQHKNVVHVTDLGHTGEHLYLVMEYLEGENVAGIIRRSLSQKRRLPTWVPAFVIAEVCAGLHAAHELTDDTGRSLGLVHRDVSPQNVLVTYSGEVKLLDFGIAKVGARASPETEPGQLKGKVEYMSPEQARGRPLDRRSDIFATGIVLYELVSRRRLFNRPSVLSALEAICHETVLAPSQAAPDCPASLERVISRAINKDPGERYPTAAAMRQDLLSVTHELIGASDPGQGLASLMQEMFRDRLLEKREMLRQVRAGDRQLTVPNPEPDSSVDVPDLIVPQSAAPGLPPAPAFPGSTPAFPSSARAFPSSAPEPTLPSVAGLERPGQVRVPPPAPDHYDGSFADLEILVGEAIARFGMAGDAIVEGNRIRLVGAGPEVATELANVVEHWETLAPELRQRRAGELARRLVQARRAALEGGGQRTRVGIPRWLPPLLILAVGAAAIFAAFNYLAPGSRWSFGAPAPTATAISSDEYERQRVERAERVCQATRARIMRGATIGPTDVEGWVVELVLARPTEALTSDAKLAQFVSGTPARFVWKEAPEIEKQEGIGTSVSVATEALPGAVALHGVRLTFSGKYAIPYFYSGERRAYVKTANAMAESLGRRTARSTLAALSVRPITLGRGSSVQTRAPPPLRWSTGSARLPIRLR; encoded by the coding sequence ATGAGTTCCGCCGGGCCGCTGGAGAAGATCGGACGCTACGAGGTCGTTGCTCACCTGGCGACCGGCGGCATGGCGGAAATCCTGCTGGCGCGCCTGGTCGGGCCGGCGGGTTTCGAACGGGCGGTGGTGCTGAAGCGCATCCTCCCGCACTTCGCCCAGAAGCAGAGCTTCGTCGACATGTTCCTCGACGAGGCGCGCATCGTCGCCGGCATTCAGCACAAGAACGTGGTGCACGTCACGGATCTCGGTCACACGGGCGAGCACCTCTACCTGGTGATGGAGTACCTGGAGGGTGAGAACGTCGCTGGGATCATTCGGCGGAGCCTCTCCCAGAAACGGAGACTGCCGACGTGGGTCCCCGCATTCGTCATTGCCGAGGTCTGCGCCGGGCTGCACGCTGCCCACGAGCTCACGGACGACACGGGCCGGTCACTCGGGCTGGTCCACCGGGACGTGTCCCCGCAGAACGTACTGGTCACGTACTCCGGTGAAGTGAAGTTGCTCGACTTCGGCATCGCCAAGGTGGGCGCGCGTGCCTCACCCGAGACGGAGCCGGGTCAGCTCAAAGGCAAGGTCGAGTACATGTCGCCAGAGCAGGCGCGCGGCAGACCGCTCGACCGCCGCAGCGACATCTTCGCCACTGGAATCGTGCTCTACGAGCTGGTCAGTCGACGGCGGCTCTTCAATCGTCCCAGCGTGCTCTCGGCGCTGGAGGCAATCTGCCATGAGACCGTGCTCGCCCCTTCGCAGGCGGCGCCGGATTGCCCCGCGTCGCTGGAGCGCGTGATCTCGAGGGCAATCAACAAAGATCCCGGCGAGCGCTACCCCACCGCAGCTGCGATGCGCCAGGACCTGCTCAGCGTCACCCACGAGCTGATCGGCGCCTCCGATCCAGGTCAGGGTCTGGCGAGTCTGATGCAGGAGATGTTTCGGGATCGCCTGCTCGAGAAGCGCGAAATGCTCCGCCAGGTCCGCGCGGGTGACCGGCAGCTGACGGTACCCAATCCCGAACCCGACTCGTCCGTCGACGTGCCCGATCTGATCGTGCCGCAATCCGCTGCGCCGGGGCTCCCGCCTGCGCCTGCCTTCCCCGGCTCTACGCCTGCCTTCCCCAGCTCCGCGCGTGCCTTCCCCAGCTCCGCGCCGGAGCCGACCTTGCCGTCGGTCGCCGGGCTCGAGAGGCCAGGTCAGGTCCGCGTGCCCCCGCCCGCGCCCGATCACTACGATGGCAGCTTCGCGGATCTCGAGATCTTGGTGGGCGAAGCCATCGCTCGGTTTGGCATGGCGGGCGACGCCATCGTCGAGGGGAATCGGATCCGGCTGGTCGGGGCGGGGCCCGAGGTCGCAACCGAGCTCGCGAACGTGGTGGAGCATTGGGAGACCCTCGCGCCGGAGCTTCGACAGCGTCGCGCGGGGGAGCTCGCGCGGCGTCTGGTACAGGCTCGCCGGGCCGCCCTCGAGGGTGGCGGGCAGCGGACTCGAGTCGGCATCCCTCGCTGGCTGCCCCCGCTCTTGATCCTCGCCGTGGGCGCTGCCGCGATCTTCGCCGCGTTCAACTACCTCGCGCCCGGCTCTCGCTGGTCGTTTGGTGCGCCGGCCCCGACGGCCACGGCGATCAGCAGCGACGAGTACGAACGCCAGCGCGTCGAACGCGCGGAGCGAGTGTGCCAGGCGACTCGCGCACGCATCATGCGCGGCGCCACCATCGGCCCCACCGACGTCGAGGGTTGGGTGGTCGAGCTGGTGCTCGCGCGGCCAACGGAGGCGCTCACCAGCGACGCCAAGCTTGCCCAGTTCGTCAGCGGGACTCCCGCGCGGTTCGTCTGGAAGGAGGCGCCGGAGATCGAAAAACAAGAGGGCATCGGCACCTCGGTCAGCGTGGCCACCGAGGCCCTGCCCGGGGCCGTTGCGCTGCACGGCGTGCGGCTGACGTTCAGCGGCAAGTACGCGATCCCCTATTTCTATTCCGGCGAACGTCGAGCCTATGTGAAGACCGCCAACGCCATGGCGGAGAGCCTGGGGCGACGCACGGCGCGCTCTACGCTCGCTGCGCTCTCGGTGCGACCCATCACCTTGGGGCGTGGTTCCTCGGTCCAAACCCGGGCGCCGCCGCCGCTTCGCTGGTCTACTGGATCGGCGCGTTTGCCGATCCGCCTCAGGTGA
- a CDS encoding DUF4139 domain-containing protein — translation MRFGLRTLFFSSLLAIGCARGPNISTDQLPLKRVVIYRNGVGYFERSGHVDADAVTFKMRQRMVGDFLASLAIVERGGSSVRSASFPLEILDDDEDEPTLDPRYQSMLKPWPGLPPKKKEKNPLREVILQLDGKEHDLAIGYVSETPVWRPSYRLVVQEGGNADLQTWGIVQNLSGEDWKSVNLALVAGAPLAFESTLGEPVIPNRPIVTDTGEVIAAMPTGVTSMEQRREAEIERFGAGEAAEEAPADKEGGLGLRGAGVGGGGKGMTEDDLSDGDTAGTKAGPSKKNKMAKKPAPRRSASTGMARPSSAPAPEPEAAADMPRQPSRDERRRVALEEAKRQGLSAPRRMSALAAVAVEAGATRYEIPNAITVPNESATMVLLLNKRVPGEAVFLFAPDGGVGESATHPFRVVRFTNGTTGLLERGPIAVFEKGSFLGQGMLDPLPPRATAVVPFALERSLAVAIDRKYDEQGARIFKIESGELWIERDSVAKTLYTVSNGSDKLGKVLVKHTRSAGTRLFKPPVGTEDNAALGHALVPMSVKAFGKSELTVDERRAQHQIANWLSPLADEAIKTFLADPRGSAQVQAQLKGVWAVREIWKKSVDEERKLVDEQAELEKAANETRLSLRAIEKNTQAADLRTKLTRRLDEVTKRMEQITKRLIEVKMAMNEQEIRFRDSVREIKLLSPPPLKD, via the coding sequence ATGCGCTTTGGACTTCGAACCTTGTTCTTTTCCAGCCTGCTCGCCATCGGTTGCGCGCGCGGCCCCAACATTTCCACCGACCAGCTGCCGCTCAAACGGGTGGTGATCTATCGCAACGGGGTCGGTTACTTCGAGCGCTCGGGTCACGTCGACGCGGACGCCGTGACCTTCAAGATGCGGCAGCGCATGGTCGGCGATTTCCTGGCCTCCCTCGCCATCGTCGAGCGCGGCGGCAGCTCGGTCCGCTCCGCTTCGTTCCCGCTCGAGATCCTGGACGACGACGAGGACGAGCCCACGCTCGATCCGCGCTACCAGAGCATGCTCAAACCCTGGCCCGGGCTGCCCCCGAAAAAGAAGGAGAAGAACCCGCTGCGGGAGGTGATCCTGCAGCTCGACGGCAAGGAGCACGATCTCGCCATCGGCTACGTCTCCGAGACCCCGGTCTGGCGCCCCTCCTACCGCCTGGTGGTGCAAGAGGGCGGCAACGCCGATCTGCAGACCTGGGGCATCGTTCAGAACCTATCGGGTGAGGATTGGAAGTCGGTCAACCTCGCGCTGGTCGCGGGTGCGCCGCTCGCGTTCGAGTCGACCCTCGGAGAGCCGGTGATCCCCAATCGGCCGATCGTGACCGACACGGGCGAGGTGATTGCGGCCATGCCCACGGGTGTGACCAGCATGGAGCAGCGGCGCGAGGCCGAGATCGAGCGCTTTGGTGCCGGCGAGGCGGCGGAAGAGGCCCCCGCGGACAAAGAAGGCGGACTCGGGCTGCGCGGCGCCGGGGTCGGTGGCGGCGGTAAGGGCATGACGGAGGACGATCTGTCCGACGGCGACACGGCCGGCACCAAGGCGGGGCCGAGCAAGAAGAACAAGATGGCGAAGAAACCTGCGCCTCGCCGGAGCGCTTCGACGGGCATGGCCCGGCCCTCGTCGGCGCCGGCGCCGGAGCCCGAAGCGGCGGCTGACATGCCACGCCAGCCCAGCCGGGACGAACGCCGTAGGGTGGCGCTCGAAGAAGCAAAACGCCAGGGCCTGAGCGCACCGCGGCGCATGAGTGCGCTCGCCGCGGTGGCGGTTGAAGCCGGGGCAACCCGCTACGAGATCCCGAACGCCATCACGGTGCCGAACGAGAGTGCGACCATGGTCCTGCTCTTGAACAAACGCGTGCCGGGTGAGGCGGTGTTCTTGTTCGCGCCGGACGGCGGAGTGGGGGAGTCGGCGACCCATCCGTTCCGCGTGGTGCGCTTCACCAATGGTACGACAGGACTCCTGGAACGCGGACCCATTGCGGTCTTCGAGAAGGGTTCGTTTCTGGGCCAGGGCATGCTCGATCCACTGCCGCCGCGAGCGACGGCCGTAGTGCCGTTTGCCCTCGAGCGCAGCCTGGCCGTGGCGATCGATCGCAAGTACGACGAACAAGGCGCGCGCATCTTCAAGATCGAATCCGGGGAGCTGTGGATCGAGCGCGACAGTGTCGCAAAGACGCTCTACACGGTCTCGAACGGTAGCGACAAACTGGGCAAGGTCCTGGTCAAACACACGCGCTCGGCGGGCACGCGCCTGTTCAAACCACCGGTCGGCACCGAGGACAACGCAGCGCTCGGGCACGCATTGGTGCCAATGAGTGTGAAAGCGTTCGGCAAGAGCGAGCTCACCGTGGACGAACGGCGCGCGCAGCACCAGATCGCGAACTGGCTGTCCCCGCTCGCGGACGAGGCCATCAAGACCTTCCTGGCGGATCCCCGGGGCAGCGCGCAGGTGCAAGCTCAGCTCAAGGGTGTGTGGGCGGTGCGCGAGATCTGGAAGAAGAGCGTCGACGAGGAGCGGAAGCTGGTCGACGAACAGGCCGAGCTGGAGAAGGCCGCCAACGAGACGCGGTTGTCGCTGCGCGCCATCGAGAAGAACACCCAGGCCGCGGATCTGCGAACCAAACTGACCCGGCGCCTGGACGAGGTCACCAAGCGCATGGAGCAGATCACCAAGCGCCTGATCGAGGTCAAGATGGCGATGAACGAGCAAGAGATCCGCTTCCGCGACTCGGTGCGGGAGATCAAGCTGCTCAGTCCGCCGCCGCTGAAGGACTGA
- the grxD gene encoding Grx4 family monothiol glutaredoxin — MDEALRDRIKSTLDQSPVVLFMKGSKNFPQCGFSARVVQILKELEVDFRDVNILQDPDLRDGLKEYSSWPTFPQLYVDGKLVGGCDIVIELHETGELKTLVAP, encoded by the coding sequence ATGGATGAGGCACTCCGAGATCGAATCAAGTCCACCCTCGACCAGAGCCCGGTCGTGCTGTTCATGAAGGGCAGCAAGAATTTTCCGCAGTGCGGTTTCTCGGCTCGGGTCGTGCAGATCCTCAAGGAGCTCGAGGTCGACTTCCGCGACGTGAACATCCTGCAAGACCCCGATCTGCGCGACGGCCTGAAGGAGTACTCCAGCTGGCCGACGTTCCCGCAGCTCTACGTCGACGGGAAACTGGTGGGCGGCTGCGACATCGTCATCGAGCTGCACGAGACCGGCGAGCTGAAGACGCTGGTCGCCCCTTAG
- a CDS encoding BolA family transcriptional regulator, whose translation MIEPEAVRSLLLQAFPDGDVAVLDMTGTKDHYDARVVSGAFVGRSRIEQHRMVYAALGDAMQGAVHALALKTYTPEAWAKLKG comes from the coding sequence ATGATTGAGCCGGAGGCGGTTCGTTCCCTGCTGCTCCAGGCGTTCCCGGACGGGGACGTCGCAGTGCTGGACATGACGGGGACCAAGGACCACTACGACGCCCGAGTGGTGTCTGGGGCATTCGTGGGCCGAAGCCGGATCGAACAACACCGGATGGTGTACGCCGCCCTGGGCGACGCGATGCAGGGGGCAGTCCACGCCCTGGCGCTCAAGACCTACACGCCCGAAGCTTGGGCGAAGCTCAAAGGATGA